One window from the genome of Epinephelus fuscoguttatus linkage group LG3, E.fuscoguttatus.final_Chr_v1 encodes:
- the LOC125885736 gene encoding suppressor of cytokine signaling 1-like, which produces MVRDNLDRTVVQSRKQNHAADSQNQSQPPEEPVGPKRAQSPEGVQPESQEETDRQLDLLCWKKLNLQEDPESWCQLFNGANAEILPTHLRPFSSAAEYRLVKRTYQQLQHSGYYWGSMTMEEAHEILTQAPLGTFLIRDSGQPDVFFTLSYQSDEGPTSVRVQLNNLLFSLYGSHRTFASLFALLTYYTSSSCKLTVPYRKQRPERLKQMCRRALIHTHGAENISTLPGLSTQVKDYVHAYPCCI; this is translated from the exons ATGGTCAGAGACAATCTTGATAGAACAGTAGTACAGAGCAGAAAACAGAACCACGCAGCTGACTCACAGAACCAAAGTCAACCCCCCGAGGAACCCGTGGGACCAAAGCGAGCACAGAGCCCAGAGGGAGTTCAACCAGAGAGCCaagaggagacagacaggcagctaGATCTACTGTGCTGGAAAAAACTCAACTTACAGGAAGATCCTGAAAGCTGGTGCCAG CTATTCAATGGAGCCAATGCTGAGATCTTGCCCACACACCTCCGTCCATTCAGTAGCGCAGCAGAGTACAGACTAGTGAAACGCACATACCAGCAGCTGCAACACAGTGGTTACTACTGGGGATCGATGACCATGGAGGAGGCACATGAAATACTCACACAGGCGCCACTGGGCACTTTCCTCATCAG AGACAGCGGCCAGCCGGATGTTTTCTTCACGCTGAGTTACCAAAGTGACGAAGGCCCGACAAGTGTTCGTGTCCAGCTGAACAACCTGCTCTTCAGTCTGTATGGCAGCCACAGGACTTTTGCTTCACTCTTTGCTCTGCTCACGTATTACACCAGCTCATCCTGTAAGCTGACGGTGCCATATCGCAAGCAGCGTCCGGAGCGCCTGAAGCAGATGTGCAGGAGGgctctaatacacacacacggagcagagAACATAAGCACCTTACCTGGACTCAGCACTCAAGTTAAAGACTATGTTCATGCGTATCCTTGTTGTATATAG